GCAGACCGAGCTCGCGTTCGACGAACTGCACCGCGCTCCAGGGCGCATCCGCACCGTCGTGCGTGGCGCGCTCCTGGCGGTCGAGCGCGATGGCCACGCCCGCGGGCTCGGCGCCGGCGGCGCGGATCATCGCGATCGACTCGCGCACCGAGGTGCCGGCGGAGATCACGTCGTCGATGATCAGCACGCGGCCCCGCACCGGCGCGCCCACGAGCGTGCCGCCCTCACCGTGGTCCTTGGCTTCCTTGCGGTTGTAGGCGTAGGGCAGGTTGTGGCCGGCCCGCGCCATCTCCACCGCCACCGCCGAGGCCAGCGTGATGCCCTTGTAGGCGGGGCCGAAGAGCATGTCGAAACGCAGCGTGCCGGCCTCGCGGGCCTGCAGCAGGCGCCGTGCATAGAATGAAGCGAGCTCGCCGAGCTTGGCGCCATCGTCAAAGTCACCGGCATTGAAGAAATACGGCGACAGCCGTCCGGCCTTGGTGCGGAACTCCCCGAAGCGCAGCACGCCCGCGCGCAACGCGAAGGGCACGAAGGTCTGTGCGATCGGGTCCGGTGTGGCGGTGCTCATCGCGGGGGGGCCGGCGGGCGGTGGAGGGTTTCCTTGGCTTTCAGACTGGTCACGCTCAATCTCAACGGCCTGCGCTCGGCGGCGAAAAAGGGCTTCATGGCCTGGGCCGACGCGGCGGCGCCGGATTGTATGGGGGTGCAGGAGCTCAAGGCGCAGGCCGACGACGTGGCCGGCACCCTCGACCGCATCGGCCCGATGCAGGGCCACTTCCACTTCGCGCAGAAGAAGGGCTATTCCGGCGTCGGGCTGTACCTGAAGAAACCGCCGAGCGCCGTCATCACCGGTTTCGGCGCTCCGGAGTTCGACGACGAGGGCCGCTGGGTCGAGGCGCGCTACGACAGCGCCCGGCGCAAGTTCAGCGTCATCAGCTGCTACTTCCCCAGCGGCAGCAGCAGCGAGGAGCGCCAG
This portion of the Ideonella sp. WA131b genome encodes:
- the pyrE gene encoding orotate phosphoribosyltransferase, with translation MSTATPDPIAQTFVPFALRAGVLRFGEFRTKAGRLSPYFFNAGDFDDGAKLGELASFYARRLLQAREAGTLRFDMLFGPAYKGITLASAVAVEMARAGHNLPYAYNRKEAKDHGEGGTLVGAPVRGRVLIIDDVISAGTSVRESIAMIRAAGAEPAGVAIALDRQERATHDGADAPWSAVQFVERELGLPVVAVATLADLLQWLRASADPSLAERAAAVEVYRARYGVQPAG